A single Pseudodesulfovibrio aespoeensis Aspo-2 DNA region contains:
- the rarD gene encoding EamA family transporter RarD produces the protein MNQRPHSEITAGFLAAFAAFIAWGLLPIYWKGLMGVAPLEILCHRILWSLVFIAIILTFKHRWAETFAPLRSPRNLVILTLSSLTIASNWLLYIWAVNTGNVLATSLGYYINPLVNVLFGVVFFRERLNPLQTAAIGLAALGVANSVVSYGDFPWISLTLAVTFACYGLLRKIAAVESLPGLFLETMVLGPAALIYVLHLLTSGTSGFLAGDTRIDLLLVGAGAVTALPLIGFAFGARRLRLTTIGLLQYIAPSIAFALGVFVYHEPFGPSHLLTFACIWSGLALYTIDSVRAIRRHRRTKADTH, from the coding sequence ATGAACCAACGACCGCACAGCGAAATCACCGCCGGATTCCTGGCCGCCTTTGCCGCATTCATCGCCTGGGGGCTGCTCCCGATCTACTGGAAAGGGCTCATGGGCGTGGCCCCGCTCGAAATCCTCTGCCACCGCATCCTGTGGTCCCTGGTCTTTATCGCCATCATCCTGACCTTCAAGCATCGCTGGGCCGAGACCTTCGCCCCGCTGCGCTCGCCGCGCAACCTCGTCATCCTGACCCTGAGCAGCCTGACCATCGCCAGCAACTGGCTCCTCTACATCTGGGCCGTGAACACGGGCAATGTCCTGGCCACCAGCCTGGGCTACTACATCAATCCGCTGGTCAACGTCCTCTTCGGGGTCGTCTTCTTCCGCGAGCGGCTCAACCCGCTGCAAACCGCGGCCATCGGTTTGGCCGCCCTGGGCGTGGCCAACTCGGTGGTCAGCTATGGCGACTTCCCCTGGATTTCCCTGACCCTGGCCGTGACCTTTGCCTGCTACGGGCTGCTGCGCAAGATCGCCGCCGTGGAGTCCCTGCCCGGCCTGTTCCTCGAAACCATGGTCCTGGGTCCGGCAGCCCTGATCTATGTCCTGCACCTTCTGACCAGCGGGACGAGCGGATTCCTGGCGGGCGACACGCGCATCGACCTGCTCCTGGTGGGCGCGGGCGCGGTCACGGCCCTGCCGCTGATCGGGTTCGCCTTTGGCGCGCGCCGCCTGCGCCTGACCACCATCGGCCTGCTGCAATACATCGCCCCCTCCATCGCCTTTGCGCTGGGCGTCTTTGTCTACCATGAGCCCTTCGGCCCCTCGCACCTGCTCACCTTTGCCTGCATCTGGTCCGGCCTCGCCCTGTACACCATCGACTCGGTCCGGGCCATCAGACGCCACCGCCGCACCAAGGCCGACACCCACTGA
- a CDS encoding ArsR/SmtB family transcription factor, with the protein MDTNMNTTMNMNDLAEACKALGHPARLRILAHLLKEDRCQCGGIVEIMPLAQSTVSQHLKILKEAGLVTGEIEGPRTCYCADKDALARLVRAMQALKDCGESGNEKGSDL; encoded by the coding sequence ATGGACACCAACATGAACACCACCATGAACATGAACGACCTGGCCGAGGCCTGCAAGGCCCTGGGCCATCCGGCGCGCCTGCGGATACTGGCCCACCTGCTCAAGGAGGACCGCTGCCAGTGCGGCGGCATCGTGGAGATCATGCCCCTGGCCCAGTCCACGGTCAGCCAGCACCTCAAGATCCTCAAGGAGGCCGGGCTGGTCACGGGCGAGATCGAGGGACCAAGGACCTGCTATTGCGCTGACAAGGACGCCCTTGCCCGGCTCGTCCGGGCCATGCAGGCCCTGAAGGACTGTGGCGAGAGCGGAAACGAAAAAGGGAGCGACCTGTGA
- the hgcA gene encoding mercury methylation corrinoid protein HgcA, with product MAPSDIQSCAPACEPDSDAPCUGPKPDPRAGVFERPGYALEPYVDGFVDTPVGPVPRVRTRLLARDRLQTATVRMGYGRYDYKVVPGLYCVGTPTSDSPVIVTGNYKLTFDAVRRELSDLDAWLLVADTRGINIWCAAGKDLFSTDEVAYSVTRTRLAEVVAHRRLILPQLGATGVAGHAVRRQCGFSVLWGPVRAADLPAFIQSGNTPDEAMRTVTFTLRERAELIPVELFILGKPLGLTLLAAFLLSGIGPGIFSPGAAWARGLAAACATLAGIAAGGVAVPLLLPRLPWQSFAPKGALVGVATGALNALLFAQTLGLLESAALILWTTATASYLAMNFTGSTPYTSPTGVELEMRRAIPIQAGAALCALILWIAAPLI from the coding sequence ATGGCGCCGAGCGACATTCAATCCTGCGCTCCTGCATGCGAGCCGGACAGCGACGCGCCCTGCTGAGGCCCCAAGCCCGACCCCCGTGCCGGGGTCTTTGAGCGGCCTGGATACGCCCTCGAACCCTATGTGGACGGCTTTGTGGACACCCCTGTCGGCCCGGTGCCACGGGTCCGCACCCGCCTCTTGGCCCGCGACCGGCTCCAGACGGCCACGGTGCGCATGGGCTATGGCCGCTACGACTACAAGGTGGTGCCCGGCCTCTACTGCGTGGGCACGCCCACATCCGACTCGCCGGTCATCGTCACCGGCAACTACAAGCTCACCTTTGACGCGGTCCGGCGCGAACTTTCAGACCTCGACGCCTGGCTGCTGGTGGCCGACACGCGCGGCATCAACATCTGGTGCGCCGCGGGCAAGGACCTCTTCTCCACCGACGAGGTGGCCTACAGCGTGACCCGCACCCGGCTGGCCGAGGTGGTTGCCCATCGCAGGCTGATCCTGCCCCAGCTCGGAGCCACGGGCGTGGCCGGCCACGCGGTCCGTCGGCAGTGCGGCTTCTCGGTGCTCTGGGGCCCGGTCCGGGCTGCGGACCTGCCCGCCTTCATCCAGTCCGGCAACACCCCGGACGAGGCCATGCGCACCGTCACCTTCACCCTGCGCGAGCGGGCCGAGCTGATCCCGGTGGAGCTGTTCATCCTGGGCAAGCCGCTCGGCCTGACCCTCCTGGCCGCCTTCCTGCTCTCGGGCATCGGGCCGGGCATCTTCTCGCCCGGCGCGGCGTGGGCGCGCGGGCTGGCCGCGGCCTGCGCCACTCTGGCAGGCATCGCGGCGGGCGGTGTGGCCGTGCCGCTGCTGCTGCCCCGGCTGCCCTGGCAAAGCTTCGCGCCCAAGGGCGCGCTGGTCGGCGTGGCCACGGGTGCGCTCAACGCGCTGCTCTTTGCCCAGACCCTCGGCCTGCTGGAATCAGCGGCCCTGATCCTGTGGACCACGGCCACGGCCTCGTACCTGGCCATGAACTTCACCGGCTCGACGCCCTACACCTCGCCCACCGGGGTGGAGCTGGAGATGCGCCGGGCCATCCCCATCCAGGCGGGCGCGGCCCTGTGCGCCCTGATCCTCTGGATCGCCGCCCCGCTCATCTGA
- the hgcB gene encoding mercury methylation ferredoxin HgcB produces MTEYRYINGVATLKLDQDACVGCGMCATVCPHRVFAVSERKAGIVDFDACMECGACARNCPASAIAVRPGVGCASYIMAVWLARLTGNKVKTTCC; encoded by the coding sequence ATGACAGAATATCGATACATCAACGGGGTGGCCACCCTGAAGCTCGACCAGGACGCCTGCGTCGGCTGCGGCATGTGCGCCACGGTCTGCCCCCACCGCGTTTTTGCGGTCAGCGAGCGCAAGGCCGGGATCGTGGATTTCGACGCCTGCATGGAGTGCGGGGCGTGCGCGCGCAACTGTCCGGCCAGCGCCATCGCGGTCAGGCCCGGCGTGGGCTGCGCCTCGTACATCATGGCCGTCTGGCTCGCCCGGCTGACCGGCAACAAGGTCAAAACCACCTGCTGCTGA
- a CDS encoding PAS domain-containing hybrid sensor histidine kinase/response regulator yields the protein MDTRRLFILPALKAAAIYAVFGGLWIILTDRLLEIMARDLTSYASLQTYKGWLYIVITAVLVFCLVRNLMRKAVLAMEEIELGAERYRLSAEGAHIGTWDWDIKTGDIVFNEEFARMLGYEFDAFPPFYASWEALVHPDDKPGVLAALTDHLKGRTEEFTSEYRVLTADNRWKWILDKGRVFKWDEVGKPRRALGVHIDLTEQRAAEEALESAKEVAESANIAKTQFLANMSHEIRTPLNGILGMLRLLRDHDLPPEQAEYVTTAETSGRNLLAILNDVLSLSQIEANAVHVCQEGLNLPLLADAVLRVFKAQIDNSGVELGFTIDPTIPHDLCADQGKLRQILFNLVGNALKFTRNGSVRIDITAADDRRHPGDIILIFAVEDTGIGIAQDQLVSVFAPFTQADGSYARKYGGAGLGLPIVSRLVSLLGGSVCIDSQPGQGTLVVFSVAARADHGLPAYAAERPAPVAHSNSYAILVVEDEAVNRLTAERFLEKIGHRPTSARSGTEALAALRSAPFDCILMDIQMPDMDGIETTQAIRRATDIGHNASIPVIALTAHALLDDREKFLKEGMDGYVPKPMTMDELAYEVSRVMERAAS from the coding sequence ATGGACACACGCAGGCTTTTCATCCTCCCGGCACTCAAGGCGGCTGCCATTTACGCCGTCTTCGGCGGCCTGTGGATCATCCTCACCGACCGGCTGCTCGAAATCATGGCCCGCGACCTGACCTCTTACGCTTCCCTGCAAACCTACAAGGGATGGCTCTACATCGTCATCACCGCCGTGCTGGTCTTCTGTCTGGTCAGAAACCTGATGCGCAAGGCCGTCCTGGCCATGGAGGAGATAGAACTCGGCGCGGAACGCTACAGGCTCTCGGCAGAGGGTGCCCACATCGGCACCTGGGACTGGGACATCAAGACAGGCGACATCGTCTTCAACGAGGAATTCGCCCGGATGCTCGGCTATGAATTCGACGCCTTCCCGCCCTTTTACGCGAGCTGGGAGGCCCTCGTCCATCCCGACGACAAGCCCGGCGTGCTCGCGGCCCTGACCGATCACCTCAAAGGAAGGACCGAAGAATTCACCAGCGAATACCGCGTCCTGACCGCAGACAACCGCTGGAAGTGGATCCTGGACAAAGGCCGGGTGTTCAAGTGGGACGAGGTGGGCAAGCCGCGCCGGGCCCTTGGCGTCCACATCGACCTGACCGAGCAGCGCGCCGCCGAGGAGGCCCTGGAGTCGGCCAAGGAGGTCGCCGAATCCGCCAACATAGCCAAGACCCAGTTCCTGGCCAACATGAGCCATGAGATACGCACCCCATTGAATGGCATCCTCGGCATGCTGCGGCTGCTGCGCGATCACGACCTGCCCCCGGAACAGGCCGAATACGTGACCACCGCCGAGACATCGGGCCGCAACCTGCTGGCCATCCTCAACGATGTTCTGAGCCTTTCCCAGATCGAGGCCAACGCCGTCCACGTCTGCCAGGAAGGGCTGAACCTGCCTCTGCTGGCCGATGCGGTCCTGCGCGTGTTCAAGGCGCAGATCGACAACAGCGGCGTGGAACTCGGCTTCACCATTGATCCGACCATTCCGCATGATCTGTGCGCCGACCAGGGCAAGTTGCGCCAGATTCTCTTCAACCTCGTGGGCAATGCCCTCAAGTTCACCCGCAACGGGTCTGTCCGCATCGACATCACCGCTGCCGACGACAGGCGGCACCCCGGTGACATCATTCTCATCTTCGCGGTGGAGGACACGGGCATCGGCATAGCGCAGGACCAGCTTGTCTCGGTGTTCGCGCCCTTTACCCAGGCCGATGGATCATACGCCAGAAAGTACGGCGGGGCCGGGCTTGGCCTGCCCATCGTCAGCCGCCTCGTCTCCCTGCTCGGAGGGTCGGTCTGCATCGACAGCCAGCCGGGCCAGGGCACCCTCGTGGTCTTCTCGGTGGCCGCCCGTGCCGACCACGGGCTACCGGCTTACGCCGCAGAGCGGCCCGCGCCGGTCGCGCACAGCAACTCCTACGCCATCCTCGTGGTCGAGGACGAGGCCGTCAACCGACTGACCGCAGAGCGGTTTCTGGAAAAGATTGGCCACCGCCCCACCAGCGCACGCAGCGGGACCGAGGCGCTGGCAGCCCTCAGGAGCGCCCCCTTCGACTGCATCCTCATGGACATCCAGATGCCGGACATGGACGGCATCGAGACCACGCAGGCCATCAGACGGGCCACGGACATCGGCCACAACGCATCGATCCCGGTCATCGCCCTCACGGCCCACGCCCTGCTCGACGACCGGGAGAAATTTCTCAAAGAGGGCATGGACGGCTATGTGCCAAAACCCATGACCATGGACGAGCTGGCTTACGAGGTCAGCCGGGTCATGGAAAGGGCCGCGTCATGA